DNA sequence from the candidate division KSB1 bacterium genome:
CAATGGAAATCGTTGCCGTCGGCGATGTCATCGATGTGAAAGTCCTTAACGTGGATGCAGAAAAGGGGCGGATTGGCTTGAGTATGGTGGTGTGATCATTGTAAA
Encoded proteins:
- a CDS encoding S1 RNA-binding domain-containing protein, which codes for MRVVDFGAFVDIGLKTDGLVHKSQMSNKFVKNPMEIVAVGDVIDVKVLNVDAEKGRIGLSMVV